A window from Triticum aestivum cultivar Chinese Spring chromosome 6D, IWGSC CS RefSeq v2.1, whole genome shotgun sequence encodes these proteins:
- the LOC123142109 gene encoding laccase-20 → MPPMAAGLVVFFFAVLFSAAAGGDAAVVEHTFVVNQVRMRHLCNDTLVTVVNGQFPGPALEATEGDTVVVHLVNQSPYGITIHWHGVKQRLTCWADGAGMITQCPIQPNTTFTYRFDVTGQEGTLWWHSHVSALRATLHGIIVIRPRSGSYPFPKPDVEVPVIIGEWWQRDLVKVDKNFSIGGSFDDNPAAIAINGKLGDLYNCSGVAEDNFVLDVEPGKTYMLRLVNAALFSEYYFKVAGHKLTVVGADANYLKPFTTDVVAVAAGETIDVLMVADAPPCRYYMAALANQPPVPDPQIPVFVSRGVVQYSNIPKDAKNCTEKSPLMPVMPDQHDTITTFYFHGNLTGLQPGGNPLLPQVRGRVDEHLFLTLGKGSMCTNNKTSCKRGGNPESFEVAYINNVSFHLPDTTAVLQARYYGGKLNGGRGAVPVQDLPSRPPRAFNFTDPALIPVVPGGKMEELEPTRKATMTRRFAYNATVEVVFQSTATMQSDSNPMHLHGHDFFVLAQGHGNYDAARDVRSYNLVDPPMKNTVQVPRLGWAAIRFVADNPGAWFLHCHFEFHMAMGMAAVFEVDNGPTLETTLPPPPSDLPKCTR, encoded by the exons ATGCCCCCCATGGCAGCAGGCCTcgtcgtcttcttcttcgccgtcctcTTCTCGGCGGCTGCTGGCGGCGATGCGGCGGTGGTCGAGCACACGTTCGTTGTGAACCAGGTGCGCATGCGGCATCTGTGCAACGACACGCTAGTGACGGTGGTGAACGGGCAGTTCCCCGGCCCGGCGTTGGAGGCCACAGAAGGGGACAccgtcgtcgtccacctcgtcAACCAGTCACCCTACGGAATCACAATCCACTG GCATGGCGTGAAGCAGCGGCTGACGTGCTGGGCGGACGGCGCCGGGATGATAACGCAGTGCCCGATCCAGCCCAACACGACCTTCACCTACCGGTTCGACGTCACCGGCCAGGAGGGCACCCTGTGGTGGCACTCCCACGTCTCCGCGCTCCGGGCCACCCTGCACGGCATCATCGTCATCCGCCCCAGGTCGGGCTCCTACCCGTTTCCCAAGCCCGACGTGGAGGTCCCGGTCATCATCGGTGAGTGGTGGCAGAGGGACCTCGTCAAGGTGGACAAGAACTTCTCCATCGGGGGCTCGTTCGACGATAAccccgccgccatcgccatcaACGGCAAGCTCGGAGACCTCTACAACTGCTCCG GGGTGGCGGAAGACAACTTCGTGCTCGACGTGGAACCCGGCAAGACGTACATGCTGCGGCTGGTGAACGCGGCGCTCTTCTCCGAGTACTACTTCAAGGTCGCCGGGCACAAGCTCACCGTGGTCGGCGCCGACGCCAACTATCTGAAGCCGTTCACCACAGACGTCGTCGCCGTCGCGGCGGGCGAGACCATCGACGTGCTCATGGTGGCCGACGCCCCGCCCTGCAGGTACTACATGGCTGCCCTGGCCAACCAGCCGCCGGTGCCTGACCCGCAGATCCCGGTGTTCGTCTCCAGAGGGGTGGTGCAGTACAGCAACATCCCCAAGGACGCAAAAAACTGTACAGAGAAATCGCCTCTCATGCCTGTGATGCCTGACCAGCACGACACGATCACGACCTTCTACTTCCATGGCAACCTCACCGGCCTGCAGCCTGGTGGCAACCCGCTGCTGCCTCAGGTCCGGGGCCGCGTGGACGAGCATCTCTTCCTCACGCTGGGCAAGGGCTCCATGTGCACGAACAACAAAACGTCCTGCAAGCGAGGAGGAAACCCGGAGTCCTTCGAGGTGGCCTACATCAACAACGTGTCCTTCCACCTCCCGGACACCACGGCGGTGCTCCAAGCGCGATACTATGGCGGCAAGCTCAACGGCGGTCGCGGTGCCGTGCCGGTGCAGGACCTGCCCAGCAGGCCGCCGAGGGCGTTCAACTTCACCGACCCGGCGCTCATACCGGTTGTGCCCGGCGGCAAGATGGAGGAGCTCGAGCCCACGCGGAAGGCCACTATGACAAGGCGGTTCGCGTACAACGCGACGGTGGAGGTGGTGTTTCAGAGCACGGCCACCATGCAGAGCGACTCCAACCCGATGCACCTCCACGGCCACGACTTCTTCGTGCTCGCGCAGGGCCACGGCAACTACGACGCCGCCAGGGACGTCAGGAGCTACAACCTGGTGGACCCGCCCATGAAGAACACCGTGCAGGTGCCGAGGCTCGGGTGGGCCGCCATCCGGTTCGTCGCCGACAACCCCGGGGCTTGGTTCCTGCACTGCCACTTCGAGTTCCACATGGCCATGGGCATGGCCGCGGTGTTTGAGGTGGACAACGGGCCCACTCTTGAGACCACTCTCCCGCCGCCACCCTCGGATCTGCCAAAGTGCACGAGATAG